Genomic DNA from Trypanosoma brucei brucei TREU927 chromosome 9, whole genome shotgun sequence:
CCTGAGGCGCCGCTGAACGAACATGCGTTTAGTGCACCCGTAGCGCTTTGGCTGTTTTGCGTTGTGCAGCCGCCTTCGGCTGTAATTTTGATACCGTCCAGTTGATTGGCTTTGTTAACTTTTGATTTATCTGTGAGGTCCAGTTTAAAAAGGTCTTGCGGTTCCGGTGTTTCCCCTCCGAacgtttcttttgcttcgtcAGTTTCTAATTTGCACAGGTCTTCGCTTTTCGCCTTTACTAATTTTAGTGTGGCTGTATAGGGGCTGCCGCCTCCTGTGCTGCTGTGGACGGAACCTGAGTTCATCTTTGCGTGCACTGCCGAAACAGCTAATGCTGCTGCTATGACACCTTGTTGCTGCTTGATTGCTGTGGTTGCAGAATTGACTGTTTTTCGGACTCTCTCCAGCTCAAGCTCGTTGGCCTCGAGCGCATCGCTTATCGTTAGTTCCAGTGCCGTGAGCAAACACTTTTGTCCCTGTTCCTGCGCTTTGGCTGCTGCCATCCGCCACTTTCTAGCTTCCGTTTTCTGCAGCCTAATTGTGGCTTTAATGTCGTTTAATTTCCCTTGTATATGCTGGCTGAGCCTCGTTAAATAGGCATGCTCTTTGCACACATCTGTTGCCGCTTCTGCCGCTGGGTCATTGGCCTTGTTGGCGGTGCAGGTTGTCGCGGCGTTGAAAATGAGTAACAACGTCGGTATTGTTGAGTATGGCATCGGCAGAGTTTTGGTAATTAACGTTTCTCTTAATGGACTATGCTCTCCCTGTCggtttttcatttttccttgATAGTTGCTGCCTTGGTATTACTTGTTGACGCAAGGTTGTGACAAAAGCTTTAATTGCTTGTCGTGCGAAGCTATGACCTTGTAAGTGAAAAAGACTGAGTTTTGCcgatattttccccttttataATCAAAACCATATAGCTACTTATCTATTTTACCTATTCCGGGCTTCATTAAAGTCCTTCTATTGATCAAAATACTGCACATACCTTCATTCCTGAAAATTCAAATCTCATGGTTTCTAATGGCTTCTACTTGAAAGCAAATATCCAGTGCTTTTTGGcgtaaaaagaaagcaacgcTGCTGCTTCCCACCGACACGCTCacccattttcctttttttttaagctGACAGGGCCTTGTAGCGGTTGTGGTTGAGTTTGCGCAACTTCTGTCCAAAACGAAACTTCCTTGcaacttttgttttatgtatCGGCGCTGATAGCTGAGTTTAGGTGACATCTCTTATATGTATTGTTCACCTCTTGAAGTGTTTAGCGACTCTCCAGGGTTAAAAATAAGAGAATGGAGAAGTATAATATAGAAACTTTCTGTACTTCATAAAGCTCTTCCGTGTGCTCCAGTCCACAGTTTCTTATCCTtgagtttctccttttattttctacttTATTCAGCATGTTATTCTTCCTTTAATGCAGCGGACGCCATAGACAGTCCATATGACCAGTTCACTAGACTATCTCTCTTCATCACTGTCCCATCCATCACCTCTTATGCACGATAATGACCCCCATCGTATTTCGTTGCTTCAAGCCTTAAATATTTTATCTCTCTTTATTACTCGCCCTCAATTACTCACAATGaactctttccatttttcaaGTGatacttttctttattattttcatcattactgctcttattatattattattatacacatacactcacaacagtctcctatcattattattactattattattattattgtcagtATTATAACCCTTAGTGATATTTATAAAATATACCAAATTGTAAGATCATTAATTTTTCATATATTGACACACTAGCAATTCACACTCATAAGCCACTATCAAACACATTTTactactttttattttttattttttcataattttaaatttttattaaaaggtgttaaaatatgttaaaatattaaaagtTCTTGTAAATTCTTAAAATCATTAAAATAGAAAACTAATAACAGAATCAGCCATCATAgccaattttttgtttactagaAAACTATCATTTCGGAAATTTTCTGTATCTTTGTCATCTTCGcccttttatcttttcttaatgcacaattttgtttgtcacctgttttgtcatttttacAGGCGGTCTTATCAGTTCCATGTTTTTCAAATCCAGTTGTAGCTGTTGACCCTGAAGCTCCATTTGTACATGCTATGTTTGTCtgtccttctctctttttaggtttgcatgttTCTTTGTCCTCAGCAGTTCCCTCCAACTTGCAGTTATTATCTGTGCAGGTTGTATTAGTTATGTGATTCCCACAGCTCCTGTCAGCGCTCGTTGGGCTTGCCGTTGGAACAGGTTTCGTGGTCAACCCGTCCTCTTTCGGCATTTCTGACGCCTTGTAGAGCTCTATTGCTGCCTGAGCTGCTCTTTGTATCTTCGTTTTTGTGGACGCCACTtgctgtttgtgcttgtcGTATGTTGTTTGCATTTCCAGCGCTTGTTTCATCTTTTCTAGCCATTCGATGCCGGCGAAACCTTTGCCGTTTTTCTTTAAGGATTACTGATAATCAACACAACTCGAGGCTTCGTTAGTGCAGTCTCTGGTTATTTTCCGGCCGTAGACAACTCCGCCGTAAACGTCGTCGCCTTGTCCTAACATGCTTTGAAACGCCGCTATCGCTGTTCTCAGCTGGTTTTCTGACTTGGTGGTGCCCGTTTCTGTCGAACAGTTGCTTAATAGTTCCGCTGTTGCGCCGGTTTGTAGATTGTTGCCGTTCTCAAGCAAGTTTGTGGCTGTTCCTTGCATGCATTCGCCGTTCGTTCGTGTGGCGCACAGACACGCCATGTCGGTTAAGACTGATTTGCCTGCTTCTCTGTTGGCGCAGGTGCTGCTTTTGGCATCCGTCGGATTTTTGAGGTCGCGGGCCTGTGTTCCCGCTGTATACTGCGCTTTACCGCTGCATAATGCCTCTGCTAGTGTCTCATTGATGGCCTTGCGTATTGGCTTATCGTCGATTAGCGGCTGTGACCGCGCCGTTGCCACGTCCCTTGCAATTTCCCGCGCTAATTCCCTTATTCTCCGTGCTTTGTCGGACCCTGAGGTTGTCTTGGCTGCCCCCTTCGTCTCTTGCGCCcatctgctgcttttatTCGTTAGATCCTTCGCTGATTGGCGCCAATATTCCCATTCCTTCCCGCCGTCTATTTTGTcgtcttttgcttttgggccatcttttttcttcgcctACGTGTTTTCTGGTGTCTGGTCGATGAACATGGCTTGCCATTCTTTCTGGCTTACTGACATGTTCGCCGCTAGAAGTACGTTGTAGTCAGTATCTGTTATGAATGCGTCATCGGGTGCCGCTATGAGGGCCTTTGCCGACCTGTAAATTGCACACAGCGTGTCATACTGTCTACCACTTTTTCAGTGATTCGTAGACGACACTAGTGTTGCCAATGCGATACTAGAGATAAAAACGGCATCAATAACCAGGCTCATTCGGTGTACCTAACTTAGCCGGTAGTCTGTGTTATCTACTTAACTTGGCTTGTTTCCCGTCAGAGGGTCGTTGTTTAATGCGTTTGCAAGTagagcacaaaaaaattagatgAAAGTCGCTGCTGGCGCTTGGTTGGCCAAGAGGTATTGTAAATTAGGCGATTTTAAAGTCTCTTTCACTCACGCCGTAGCGCTGTTTGCGCCTTTGCTCTTTTGTAATGATATTTTCGTGGCGTCACATGATTGTTACTTATATGCCCTCACATCGAAGCTTTTGAAGTTTATATAAGATATTCGTTATAAGTTTTAGTTCAAAATTTCAATAACTGGCGTTTTGTCGTCAAATTCAAAACTAACATCTACCCGTTTTGACTCTATTTCCTCTATTTCAAGCATCCCCAATTTCACACATCTGCAGGTCATAACTGTGAGAATACCTTTTTCAGTCACCATGACTCTAAGCACCAACCTttccacttatttttttacttcctccaTCCACTGCCGACTAAAGTGCGGTTTCTTTGAAGTTAGTTGCATCGCTGacattctttttatttggaATTCGTTCGCTAGGGATGAAGACAACATGTACTTAACTGCGTTTCATAGATGGTTTTGGATTTGAGACTTTCTTTGTGTATATGGCCCAGGGGTTGCCTGCAAAAGTTAGTGACAAATTTTTCTATATGAAGCGTTTTTTAATTATAGAACCAATTGTTTCCAAGTGCAGGTCTTCTTTGTAATCCAAGGTCTACGTTACCTCTATTTATAAAGTTTCAATCCACATTCATCACTCATCTATCAAATTCTTATATATTTTCTGTCTAAAAAGTTTCCTTTCGTCTTAAATCATTGAAAACGTTTTTCATCTAAAATTTAAACATTTATGACTGTCACTGACTTCTACTTTTTACAGTTTTTCTGATTTTACACCTTCtgaaataacaaataaaggcGAGTGTTTTTACCGACGTAATTAGTCTGACTCTTCTGTTTTGGAGCCTTCTGCTCTTTTGTTCGGTTCCGGTTTAGAATCTACAATTTGGTCCAAAAAGCgcatttcttatttttttgttaataaaATCTGTTAATCCTGCGTTAGAGATCAACTTTATATGAATTACTCGGTTCTTGAAACGTCTTAATTCCTGCCAATTATAACTAAAGAGAGTTGGAGGACTGTAACAACGGATTGACTCGGCTTCCTATAGCTCCTCTATTGGTTCTGTTATGAGTTATTTCAAGCATTTACcgcttttttattttgttgtttaccgTAATCCATTAATACCCATAGTTTCAAAATACTTCTGTCAATAATATCATATAGTTTCACACAATTTGTAATCATTACTACTGCATTTGATCATAATAATTTGAGATTTCTTCACTCTTATacaatttcttctttctacttCTAATTTTACTTCTGTTTCTGACGACTTTACTCACGTACAAGCTCACTCACTTGTTCTCACTACATCCTTGCTACTGGTTCAGacttttatattattatatccAGTTGCTTTgcaccaccttttttttacgtaTTGCTATAAActcactcacaacactctcttatcaataaattattattattattatgaccctaataaataaacatgaaaTAAGTGATGACTATATTAGAATAGCATATACATTTTTATATACTATTGCTATACTACTTTACACCCATGATCCACTTTCATACCAaatttttcatattatttCATTATTCACTAATTTTCGGCAGTTTGTATACTTTCGTCAAAcaatgttaaaatatattaaattctctcaaaatagCAAATTTAATAAATATCATAAATTTAAGCAAAAATACTTGAAAAACTAAAactctaaaaaaaaatataagcaGCATCCATTAAAGCCGATTTCATATTGAGGataaaactggaatctttgcaagcaTCATTTTCCCATTTACAACTAGGAGATTTGCATTATCCTctcaatttttctttgaatttccctgttattgtttttccgCTGTCTGCACTCCTGTTGCTGGAgttgctgtttctttctctgttgcttttggattgcacttcttttatttttcatcatCATTGCATTTATCTCGAAAGCACGTTGCATTGCTACCGTGGTACTTGTTGCATGCTTCCTCTGTCGATGCTGCCGTTGGTGCAGTCGCTGCATTCTTTCTGGCTGCTATTACGGTGTTTGTTGTCTCTAATGGCAATTCACTGCTTCCAACTCACTCGTGCTTCGATCTTCAACGCTGCTGGTTTCGCTACTATTGTGTCACCTGTTGAGTCTAGAGCTTCATTGGAAGCAAGTTTAGAGGCGAGGTTTGCAAGCTCTTAGCACCACGGTATTACGTTCAAATCTGTTTTGGTCGTTTTTTCAGCGTGCTATACCAGAAACATACGCTACTGTCTTGTGCCCCTTTACAACCTGTTGGAAGGAACACTCCAATGTACGCGCCTCTTGCCGTGATTGTAAATGAAGACGCTATTGCGGTTAGTGCTTGCTCTACGGCCGCTGCTGTCAGCTTTGTTGGTTTCTGGCTGCCACACATTTTGATTAGGTCTTGTATCTTCGTTGGAACTTCACCTGCGTTTGTTGGATATGCCGCATCTGCCGCTGTTTCTGACCAGCATGTGTCCTGCACTGGTGTCCCCGATGCCCTGTTtgcacatacacaaataGCTACAGTCGCCAGATTTTCCCCTGTGTTATCGGCTacgttggtgtttttttgcAGCCGGTGACCATGTTGGCAGTtgtgtttcctccatttAGGATCGCTTCGGATTGTACAGGGTCCGTTCCTAAtttgccatctttttttctcagaACAACCGTAGATATTCTGTCTTTAATATTCGGTGTCAGCTTGCGCCTCAGCCACATTACCTCTAGAGCAACTTCGTTGGGGTATGGTATTGTTGTATATAGATTCCGCCAAATTTGTAGGACTATACAAATACCACGCTGTTGGTTTGGTTGCACCTCCTAATTCCTCTAAGtttcgtttctttcatttgttcccTCTTCTCAATATTCCATCCGTAGTATACTTTCGTTTAGATATTACCACTATTTGTCCCAATCAACAATACCCTCACAGCACATCTTCTTACAAGAGCTAGGTAATCAGCTGTACGGCTATTCTCAACTACTCATGCACAAAAAAGCTGACTTACATCCCAGCTTCGGTCTCTATATCTGATGTTTTTGGTGAGATCTGGTGTAGTCATGGCCTCTGACATTGCTTTTACATTGATTGCGGACATTGTTGTTTCGCTCGCTGATCTTTTTTCACGAGTAAAGCCTCTTTATTCAAGAGCTGGTTCCGACACAATTCCTTGTATTCCCTTTAATACGGCTCGCAGTCTCTAAATGAATCTAACACTTTCAGCTAcatccatttatttttcctaCTTTTTTCGGTTTCTTAAAACTTTGTGACACAGAAAGTTGTGAGGAAGATTAAATAATTATTCGGAGTGAATTCTGTCTTCTAACACAGACCGTTCTTACATTTTGTAACTTTCCTTGGTTTTAACGTACTAAACTACTACTTAATCTGTTATTTCACACTTCAACATGCTTCATTCTAGAAAAATACTTGCTTCTATCTAATAAATTTGTCAATTTAATTGTTAGTAGAGGCTCCCAAAGCTCACCACTTCTAAACAATCCTGCAATGCAATAGCAGGCTTGTTGCTGCTATTTGCTTATCGGCTCGCTGCATTCAGCAGTTTGTTGGTATCATTTCTATATTTGATGCTGGTTTTAGTACATTTCTGGACGTTCTTTCAATCATCAGATGCCTCCTTTGACTTCACTTCGGTTGTTTTGTTACTGCTGATACGGGACACACCTTGAGGCTACATTTATAACCTTTTTCAGttaaattctttttcttaaattCCTGTGTATCCATAATAGTGCTTTCAGTAAAATAATGCGTTTTCAATGAGTTTTTGTGAATATATTGGCATTTCGGCAGTTTGTCACCTTCTACTTGCACTACTTCTTTCTGCTCGGTGCAGGATCTTCATTTGACTTGTAGACGAgactcttttttcccctcattGTCTCCTCAATTATTTCCTTAAATGATTATGCCAATTGTCATATTTGTGCTTAAAAAATTTAGCACACTTCATAtccgtttctttcctttccttacgCCATTTCCATTGATGATATTCATTTCTCTCTCCAACTGGCTCTCAATCACTTGtttctttaaaattttctatttttaaatgtttctATTATCTTAGTATATTTACTCTTCACAATTTTTAATACAATACTAGTATTTTCACAGTCACAGCACACTCCgataaatattattatcatgaCTTTTATGATTATAGttactattttatttgtaaCTAACATccagaaaataaacaaaaaattaaaataccactcatttttcatactGTTTCACTATAGTACCTTTTATCTATCAACCACTATCATGCGGATTTTTCTAAAATTTCACCAATTTAAACATTTctataaatttttttgaaat
This window encodes:
- a CDS encoding variant surface glycoprotein (GPI-Anchor Signal predicted for Tb09.244.0910 by DGPI v2.04 with cleavage site probability 0.344 near 493), with product MKNRQGEHSPLRETLITKTLPMPYSTIPTLLLIFNAATTCTANKANDPAAEAATDVCKEHAYLTRLSQHIQGKLNDIKATIRLQKTEARKWRMAAAKAQEQGQKCLLTALELTISDALEANELELERVRKTVNSATTAIKQQQGVIAAALAVSAVHAKMNSGSVHSSTGGGSPYTATLKLVKAKSEDLCKLETDEAKETFGGETPEPQDLFKLDLTDKSKVNKANQLDGIKITAEGGCTTQNSQSATGALNACSFSGASGAVEITKAKPPASAYRTATHFFKSNEDKTACHSDITAADAANEPLKRRAKAICEGVKLTPNTTKISEYSGKSLSGSHAIRTYVRNCWPAFHNIDDPTDNSKAKELIKWIEKGYGETADNFNDKFKSLLEGESTPIRDKGEVESKKITELTSSTEKTNQAVSLMEGIRIKRELEAEKKNIPKAIDTKKPEECKGEKDETKCNNKDGCEYKDGECKVKATTAATGTDGKATNTTVSNSFVINKAPLLLAFLIL